The Terriglobales bacterium nucleotide sequence TGGTGCAGACCGGGGTGAAATCCGCCGGGTGGGAGAACAGCAACACCCACTTGCCCTTGGCGCCGTAGTCGCTCAGCTTGATCATGCCGTGGGTGGACTTGCCCTCGATCTCCGGGGCCTTCTCGTTGATGCGGGGGATGCGCGGGGCCTGACTGGCAGTCTCGGTACTCATGGCTCCTCCTCCTGATGCTAGATGTATGCGGCGCCCCGGCAGGCGGATTCAACAATCTGCCAAGAAAAACCAAGAGCCTACCACGGATTCGCGCGGATTGGTGATTGGTGATTTGTGATTGGCGATTGAAGCCCGTGACTTGGCAAATCACAAATCGCAAATCACCAATTTTCTGTGCGCTCTCTGCGTTCTCTGCGGTTAAATAGTTAGCATGCAAGCGAAGGAACGCCGGCGTTATCCCTTCATCCATCTGGACGTGTTCACCAGCAAGCCGCTGGAGGGCAACCAGCTGTGCGTCATCCCCGACGCCAGCGGGCTCTCGGACGGCGAGATGCAGACCCTGGCCCGCGAGTTCAACCTGTCGGAGACCACCTTCGTGCTGCCCCGCGACATCGAGACCGAGCGGCAGCGCGGCATCCGGGTGCGCATCTTCACCACCCAGGAGGAGCTGCCCTTCGCCGGGCATCCCACGCTAGGCACGGCCTTCGCGCTGCACGGCGAGGACCGCCGCCAGAGCGAGGTCTTCCGCACCCGCTCCAAGTCCAGCCGCATCGAGCTCGACCTGAACGTGGGCAAGATCCCGGTGGAGTTCACCTTCGAGCAAGGGCGCCTTTACGGCGAGATGACGCAGCGCGACCCGCAGTTCGGGCAGATCCACCACGCCGAGGAGGTGGCCCGGGCCGCCAACCTCAACCTGCGCGACGTGGACGCCAGCCTGCCCATCCAGACCGTCTCCACCGGCAACGCCTTCGCCATCGTGCCGCTCAAGTCGCTGCAGGCCATCCGTGGCCTCGGCTTTGTGTACAAGAATGTGGCCGAGTACTGCGAGAAGACTGACGCCAAGTTCCTCTACTTCGTGACCCGCGAGGTGGAAGACAAATCGGCGCGGCTGCACGCCCGCATGCTGTTCTACAACGGCGAGGACCCGGCCACCGGCTCGGCCGCCGGCCCCTGCGTGGCCTGGGCGGTGCGCCACGGCGTCCTGCAGTCGGACGAGAAGGCGCTGATCGAGCAGGGCCTGGAGATGAAGCGGCGCAGCCACATGTACGTGCGCGCCACCCGCACCGGCGACCGGGTCACCAATGTCCGCGTCGGGGGACACGTGGTCGAGGTGATGAGGGGGGAAGTCAGTTTCTAGTCGCCGGTAGCCAGTAGCCAGCAAAAGACAGCCTGGACCCGGGTTAAGCGGCAACCGCGGTCTTCCGTGCCGCGCCCGAGTGGACCGTCTGCGCGGATGAGCCGGCAGCGACGGTCGCCGGGATTTCTTGCCGCAGGACCGGCTGCTCCGGCGTCGCCGGCGCCCTGGCGGCCCCTCGTTCCTCGAACAACAGCCGGCGCAAGGAACGAAGATCGTTCAGGATGCGCACGCTCTTGTTGAAGTGAAGTTCCAGTTTTTCCAGGTTGTACAAGGCGAGGCGCAAAGCGTCCATGCGCCGGGGAGCGTTCGCATTCGATTCCGCTTGCAGACTGGCATGAACGGCTTGCTT carries:
- a CDS encoding PhzF family phenazine biosynthesis protein; this translates as MQAKERRRYPFIHLDVFTSKPLEGNQLCVIPDASGLSDGEMQTLAREFNLSETTFVLPRDIETERQRGIRVRIFTTQEELPFAGHPTLGTAFALHGEDRRQSEVFRTRSKSSRIELDLNVGKIPVEFTFEQGRLYGEMTQRDPQFGQIHHAEEVARAANLNLRDVDASLPIQTVSTGNAFAIVPLKSLQAIRGLGFVYKNVAEYCEKTDAKFLYFVTREVEDKSARLHARMLFYNGEDPATGSAAGPCVAWAVRHGVLQSDEKALIEQGLEMKRRSHMYVRATRTGDRVTNVRVGGHVVEVMRGEVSF